A single window of Flavobacterium aestivum DNA harbors:
- a CDS encoding type II toxin-antitoxin system RelE/ParE family toxin, whose translation MAKYHFTNKALDDLTDIWDYTVEEWSQNQAEKYYNLIMASCMDLANNPQFGKSYEIISSNVLGYKCGEHIIFYREISKNEIEILRVLHGMMDLKSKI comes from the coding sequence ATGGCTAAATATCATTTTACTAATAAAGCGCTTGACGACTTAACGGATATTTGGGATTACACCGTTGAAGAATGGTCACAAAATCAGGCTGAGAAATATTACAATCTAATTATGGCTTCTTGTATGGATTTGGCTAATAATCCACAATTTGGAAAATCTTATGAAATAATTTCATCAAATGTACTTGGTTATAAATGTGGAGAACATATTATTTTCTATAGAGAGATTTCAAAAAATGAAATAGAGATTCTAAGAGTTTTACACGGGATGATGGATTTGAAAAGCAAAATATAG